From a region of the Pogona vitticeps strain Pit_001003342236 chromosome 7, PviZW2.1, whole genome shotgun sequence genome:
- the C1QBP gene encoding complement component 1 Q subcomponent-binding protein, mitochondrial codes for MAQAKAALSGQALHVGALLRTPSPGGFGDGRGGRSRGGRAGLWFPVPSGLLFPHVRPPPPPASRSASSLSSSSSAATMLLARALRSSAFAATAAAVRRPLQLRPRAPLEASAWLGLRSGPAAASRPFTRSLWVLRGDSQGSGGLLRGSPSVSCSCGGLHTEGDKAFAEFLTDEIKEEKKIQKHKSLPKMSGGWELEVHGTEAKLTRKVAGETITVSFNINNSIPPSFDESTEEQKPDEQEPELTSTPNFIVEVTKDDTKQTLVLDCHYPEDEVGHGEEEQESDIFSIREVSFQPTGETEWEENRYTLNTDSLDWALYDHLMDFLADRGVDNTFADELVELSTGLEHQEYIRFLEDLKRFVKCQ; via the exons ATGGCGCAGGCGAAGGCGGCTCTCTCTGGGCAAGCTCTCCACGTGGGTGCGCTTTTACGCACGCCGAGCCCCGGGGGCTTTGGAGACGGAAGGGGAGGGCGAAGCCGAGGAGGCCGGGCTGGGCTCTGGTTCCCCGTCCCTTCCGGGCTTCTCTTTCCCCACGtgaggcctcctcctcctcctgcttcccgCTCGGcgtcctccctttcctcctcctcctccgccgccaccATGCTGCTCGCCCGGGCCTTGCGCTCCTCGGCCttcgccgccaccgccgccgccgtgCGCCGCCCTCTCCAGCTGCGGCCCCGGGCGCCCTTGGAGGCGAGCGCCTGGCTGGGCCTCCGATCCGGCCCGGCGGCTGCTTCGCGGCCCTTCACCCGCTCGCTGTGGGTCCTCCGCGGGGACAGCCAAGGCTCCGGCGGGCTCCTGCGCGGCTCGCCCTCCGTCTCCTGCTCCTGCGGAGGCCTCCACACCGAAg GCGATAAAGCTTTTGCAGAATTCCTGACCGATGAaatcaaagaagagaagaaaatccagaaacacaaatctCTCCCTAAAATGTCTGGAGGTTGGGAGCTGGAAGTTCACGGGACCGAGGCCAAGCTTACACGGAAAGTGGCAGGAGAAAC GATCACCGTGTCCTTCAACATCAACAACAGCATCCCACCCAGCTTTGACGAGTCCACGGAAGAGCAGAAACCCGATGAGCAAGAG ccgGAACTCACCTCCACTCCAAACTTTATCGTGGAAGTAACGAAAGATGACACGAAGCAGACGCTCGTGCTGGACTGCCACTACCCGGAAGATGAG GTTGGCCACGGCGAGGAGGAACAAGAATCCGACATTTTCTCCATCCGGGAGGTCAGCTTCCAGCCGACTGGAGAAACCGAATGGGAGGAGAATCGTTACACCCTCAACACCGACTCCTTGGATTGG gCTCTCTACGACCACCTCATGGATTTCCTGGCCGACCGAGGGGTGGATAATACCTTTGCCGATGAGCTGGTGGAACTCAGCACGGGGCTGGAGCATCAAGAATACATTCGCTTCCTCGAAGACCTGAAGCGTTTTGTCAAATGCCAGTAA
- the DHX33 gene encoding ATP-dependent RNA helicase DHX33: MLPDAGEGRRRRRRRCCRPRRMPQKGAGELPPLKRPKLASAQGPRPAVFVATPGGKRQTLPGPGSSSSPGGMESQRRSLPIFQARGTLLGQLRSLDCAVLIGETGSGKTTQIPQYLYEGGIGRQGIVAVTQPRRVAAISLATRVSDEKKTELGKLVGYTVRFEDLTSEETKIKFLTDGMLLREAIGDPLMHKYSVVILDEAHERTIHTDVLFGVVKAAQKKRKELGKSPLKVIIMSATMDVDLFSQYFGGAPVLYLEGRQHSIQIFYTKQPQSDYHQAALVTIFQIHQEAPYSQDILAFLTGQEEIEAMTKTCRDIAKHLPDGCPQMVVMPLYASLPYSQQLRVFQVAPKGYRRVILSTNIAETSITIPGIKYVVDTGMVKAKKYSPESGLEVLAVQRVSKAQAWQRAGRAGREDSGLCYRLYTEEEFEAFEKMTTPEIQRCNLAGVMLHLLALRIPNVLTFDFMSKPSPEALHAAVEQLALLGAVERKDDQLILTPLGRKMAAFPLEPKFSKTILVAPKFHCTEEILTIISLLSVDSVLYNPPSRRDEVQAGRKKFISSEGDHITLLNVYRAFKNISGNREWCKENFVNSRNMMLVSDIRAQLRDICIKLSIPLESSRSDTSNIRRCLAYSLFMNTAELQPDGTYATTDTHQPVAIHPSSVLFHCKPACVTYNALLHTNKCYMRDLCVVDADWLYDAAPDYFRQRLRASKN; the protein is encoded by the exons ATGTTACCTGACGCCGGCGAGGGAAGGAGACGGCGACGGCGACGCTGCTGCCGGCCGCGGAGGATGCCTCAGAAGGGCGCCGGCGAGCTGCCTCCCCTCAAGAGGCCGAAGCTGGCGTCCGCCCAGGGCCCGCGCCCAGCCGTGTTCGTGGCGACGCCCGGCGGCAAGCGGCAAACGCTGCCGGGCCCCGGTTCGTCTTCCTCGCCGGGAGGGATGGAGAGCCAGCGGCGGAGCCTGCCCATCTTCCAGGCGCGGGGGACCCTGCTGGGCCAGCTCCGGAGCCTCGACTGCGCCGTCCTCATCG GGGAAACCGGTTCTGGCAAGACAACGCAGATCCCACAGTACCTCTACGAAGGGGGAATTGGACGCCAGGGCATCGTTGCAGTGACTCAGCCTCGCCGTGTTGCTGCGATATCCTTGGCGACCCGAGTCTCGGACGAGAAGAAAACAGAGCTAGGGAAATTG GTTGGCTACACTGTGCGTTTTGAGGATCTCACCTCGGAGGAGACGAAAATCAAGTTCCTGACAGATGGGATGCTCCTTAGAGAAGCCATCGGAGACCCTCTCATGCACAAGTACAGCGTCGTCATCCTGGATGAAGCGCACGAGCGGACCATCCATACCGACGTGCTTTTTGGAGTGGTGAAAGCAGCGCAGAAGAAGCGGAAGGAGCTGGGGAAATCTCCTCTGAAA GTGATCATTATGTCTGCGACCATGGACGTTGACCTCTTCTCCCAGTACTTCGGTGGGGCTCCCGTCCTCTATCTGGAAGGCCGCCAACACTCCATTCAGATCTTCTACACCAAACAGCCTCAGAGCGATTACCACCAAGCTGCACTTGTGACCATCTTCCAGATCCACCAG GAAGCGCCGTATTCTCAGGACATTCTAGCGTTTCTGACGGGCCAGGAAGAGATCGAAGCAATGACCAAAACATGCCGGGACATCGCGAAACACCTTCCTGACGGCTGTCCTCAGATGGTGGTGATGCCCCTCTATGCCTCCCTGCCTTACTCCCAGCAGCTCCGGGTCTTCCAGGTGGCACCCAAG GGTTATCGCAGAGTGATCCTCTCCACCAATATCGCTGAGACTTCCATTACCATCCCGGGGATAAAATACGTTGTGGACACAGGGATGGTGAAAGCAAAGAAGTATAGTCCAG AAAGTGGCCTGGAAGTTCTGGCAGTCCAGCGAGTGTCCAAGGCCCAGGCTTGGCAACGGGCAGGCCGAGCGGGGCGAGAAGACAGTGGGCTCTGCTACCGTCTTTACACAGAGGAAGAGTTCGAGGCGTTTGAGAAGATGACGACGCCAGAGATCCAGAG GTGCAACCTGGCCGGCGTGATGCTTCACCTGCTGGCCCTGAGAATACCCAATGTCCTCACTTTTGATTTTATGTCAAAACCATCACCTG aGGCCCTCCACGCAGCTGTCGAGCAGCTGGCTCTCCTGGGCGCTGTGGAAAGGAAGGACGATCAGCTGATCCTCACCCCCCTGGGAAGAAAGATGGCCGCCTTCCCGCTGGAACCCAAGTTCTCCAAA ACCATCCTGGTGGCTCCCAAATTCCACTGCACGGAGGAGATCTTGACCATCATCTCCTTGCTTTCCGTGGACAGCGTCCTCTACAACCCTCCCTCGCGACGGGACGAAGTGCAGGCTGGGCGGAAGAAATTCATCTCTAGTGAAGGGGATCACATCACCTTGCTCAATGTCTATCGCGCCTTCAAGAACATCAGCGGCAACCGG GAATGGTGCAAAGAAAACTTTGTGAACAGCAGGAACATGATGCTGGTGTCGGACATTAGAGCTCAACTGAGGGACATATGCATCAAG CTTTCGATCCCCCTGGAGTCCTCCCGGTCAGACACGAGCAACATCCGTCGTTGCCTGGCTTACAGCCTCTTCATGAACACGGCCGAGCTGCAGCCGGACGGCACTTATGCCACCACCGATACCCACCAGCCGGTGGCCATCCACCCCTCGTCGGTCCTCTTCCACTGCAAGCCGGCTTGCGTGACGTACAACGCGCTGCTCCACACCAATAAGTGCTACATGCGGGACTTGTGCGTTGTGGACGCCGACTGGCTGTACGACGCTGCCCCCGATTACTTCCGCCAGAGGCTCAGGGCGTCCAAGAACTGA